In the genome of Oscarella lobularis chromosome 1, ooOscLobu1.1, whole genome shotgun sequence, one region contains:
- the LOC136186896 gene encoding roundabout homolog 2-like isoform X4: MSLAVVLVLATMLISSHAADLTLFRRNHQPPIFDAYPFGDTIVEGTRVTLICNTTRTPFIAWFYRPVGQTRTTGQNVVLSVLKNNFTVEPQKLIIPSFAKLYEFDYECAYQDPVNLNIAQSGGFFTLYLAVAPSPKSLPLLVVVVVVAENDAASITCAFTGRPAPNVTLYRAGKKLAMNDGGSLTYAFANAQRSDDDNYQCVAVNVAGSSERTFKLTVEYKPRILTTTHATISVLKGMPASLHCIADALPASVYFWLHNGTAIRRTVVSKNVTLLVVMVLSLSDTGNYSCIAKNSLGEDRRDFQLLLTVPPGPPSKPYVTQIGSRQVTITWDPGFDGHGTISEYKVRYRKGNSSGWTKTRVHGPLATLTGLAPNEPYYFKIKAVNEAGISYSGPQSDEVITYPIAPPKVERVYISDVKPTLFSVYWQAPRDLSTSHGKIRSYTVRYYASSAGIAAAKYQNATGNATTANITEFSLVRTATPLLRKLPE; the protein is encoded by the exons ATGTCTCTAGCCGTAGTCCTTGTACTGGCGACAATGCTCATTTCCTCGC ATGCCGCTGATTTGACTCTGTTTCGACGTAACCATCAACCTCCCATCTTCGACGCCTACCCGTTTGGCGACACGATCGTCGAAGGAACGCGCGTAACGCTAATTTGCAACACGACGAGAACGCCCTTCATCGCCTGGTTTTATCGTCCCGTCGGGCAAACGCGCACCACAGGGCAGAACGTTGTGCTCTCGGTACTGAAAAACAACTTCACCGTCGAGCCCCAAAAGCTCATCATACCATCGTTCGCGAAACTGTACGAATTCGACTACGAGTGTGCGTATCAAGATCCGGTCAACCTAAACATTGCTCAAAGCGGCGGTTTTTTCACGTTATACTTGGCTG TTGCTCCGTCGCCCAAGTCATTGCCTCTgttggtcgtcgtcgtcgtcgtcgcggaaAATGACGCGGCAAGCATCACGTGTGCATTCACGGGCAGGCCAGCGCCGAACGTCACTCTCTACAGGGCTGGCAAGAAACTTGCGATGAACGACGGCGGCTCGCTCACGTACGCGTTTGCAAACGCGCaacgcagcgacgacgataattATCAATGCGTTGCCGTCAACGTGGCCGGAAGCAGCGAGAGGACGTTCAAGCTCACTGTGGAAT ATAAACCGAGGATCCTAACTACGACGCACGCTACGATTAGCGTTCTAAAAGGGATGCCCGCGAGTTTGCATTGCATCGCCGACGCGTTGCCCGCGTCCGTCTATTTTTGGTTACACAATGGGACGGCCATTCGTAGAACCGTCGTCTCTAAGAACGTAACACTATTGGTGGTGATGGTTCTTTCGTTGAGTGACACGGGAAATTACTCGTGCATTGCAAAAAATTCGCTCGGCGAAGATCGTCGAGATTTTCAATTGTTATTGACAG TACCTCCGGGGCCACCAAGCAAGCCCTACGTAACTCAAATTGGAAGCCGCCAGGTCACTATCACTTGGGATCCTGGATTTGACGGGCACGGAACGATATCTGAATACAAAGTTCGGTATCGGAAGGGGAACAGCAGTGGTTGGACGAAAACGCGTGTTCATGGACCGTTAGCAACTTTGACTGGCTTGGCTCCGAATGAGCCCTATTACTTTAAAATCAAAGCGGTAAATGAAGCAGGGATAAGCTATTCAGGTCCACAATCAGACGAAGTTATCACTTACCCTATTG CTCCTCCTAAAGTTGAAAGGGTCTATATAAGCGATGTCAAGCCAACGCTTTTCTCTGTTTACTGGCAG GCTCCTCGTGATTTGAGCACAAGTCATGGCAAAATTCGAAGCTACACCGTTCGCTACTATGCAAGCAGCGCCGGCATCGCCGCGGCGAAATATCAAAACGCGACGGGTAACGCAACGACTGCCAATATCACAG AATTTTCACTGGTCCGTACAGCGACTCCGCTTTTGCGAAAACTACCG GAATAA
- the LOC136187776 gene encoding uncharacterized protein isoform X2: MRLVGKAKTIDLGGNRYGRPNIGVFRLRLDKRRFFKLKTSLLLRYMVMESPTVIKLSYALSFVERRKQVRSPDSHLIPSYPARKTLYHCTGAVAKLVRLTAKDKARIRRYVYLTVSILHVGGSASFRMSLVRSGCSDAYGRVAHSSGCNFAKGETCDFKNDGCAAYPWSANGRDLTQSPVESCEIPMAILNVPDLQEAFKFVEKTNLNRIARQSSSTGISVDPAGSKGVTIGVCNSPTLEANPDENTAMTFKFRFEEGGSHRIVVLLLCMSEGGDVMPMRKDFRHYAVNNMAPRDPKSGTKCLNIHRYLKGSNFKCTHFQVQFIGAAFGSYLSIDSVYFYKACPWKSFDNID, from the exons ATGCGACTCGTTGGGAAGGCAAAGACAATAGACCTTG GCGGCAACCGGTATGGCAGGCCTAACATCGGGGTGTTCAGGCTTAGGCTCGACAAGCGTCGGTTTTTCAAACTGAAAACCTCTCTGCTTCTTCGGTACATGGTCATGGAAAGCCCCACTGTAATAAAACTCTCCTACGCCTTAtccttcgtcgaacgacggaaACAAGTACGCTCCCCTGACAGTCACTTGATTCCATCATATCCAGCTCGTAAAACGCTCTATCATTGTACGGGAGCAGTAGCGAAACTAGTTCGCCTCACTGCTAAGGACAAGGCAAGAATCAGACGCTACGTTTACTTGACAGTCAGCATACTTCATGTGGGCGGTTCCGCCTCTTTTCGTATGAGTCTGGTCCGATCTGGCTGCAGCGATGCCTACGGGCGCG TCGCACACAGCTCCGGGTGCAATTTTGCGAAAGGAGAAACGTGCGACTTTAAAAACGACGGGTGCGCTGCGTACCCGTGGTCAGCTAATGGCAGAGATCTCACCCAAAGCCCTGTCGAATCGTGCGAAATCCCGATGGCTATTTTAAACGTGCCTGATCTGCAAGAAGCATTTAAGTTTGTTGAAAAAACAAACTTGAATCGAATTGCGCGCCAAAGTAGTTCAACAG GCATATCTGTAGACCCAGCTGGGAGCAAAGGGGTTACAATTGGCGTATGCAATTCTCCGACTTTGGAAGCAAATCCCGACGAGAATACGGCGATGACGTTCAAGTTCAGATTTGAAGAAGGTGGATCACACCGGATCgttgttttgcttttgtGCATGTCTGAAGGAGGCGACGTCATGCCTATGCGAAAGGATTTTCGCCATTACGCGGTGAATAATATGGCACCAAGAGATCCTAAAAGCGGTACCAAGTGCCTCAACATCCACCGGTACCTGAAGGGTTCTAATTTCAAATGCACGCACTTTCAAGTTCAGTTTATCGGGGCAGCATTCGGCAGCTATCTTTCAATTGATAGCGTGTACTTTTACAAAGCCTGTC CATGGAAGTCTTTCGACAACATTGACTGA
- the LOC136186896 gene encoding roundabout homolog 2-like isoform X1, with amino-acid sequence MSLAVVLVLATMLISSHAADLTLFRRNHQPPIFDAYPFGDTIVEGTRVTLICNTTRTPFIAWFYRPVGQTRTTGQNVVLSVLKNNFTVEPQKLIIPSFAKLYEFDYECAYQDPVNLNIAQSGGFFTLYLAVAPSPKSLPLLVVVVVVAENDAASITCAFTGRPAPNVTLYRAGKKLAMNDGGSLTYAFANAQRSDDDNYQCVAVNVAGSSERTFKLTVEYKPRILTTTHATISVLKGMPASLHCIADALPASVYFWLHNGTAIRRTVVSKNVTLLVVMVLSLSDTGNYSCIAKNSLGEDRRDFQLLLTVPPGPPSKPYVTQIGSRQVTITWDPGFDGHGTISEYKVRYRKGNSSGWTKTRVHGPLATLTGLAPNEPYYFKIKAVNEAGISYSGPQSDEVITYPIAPPKVERVYISDVKPTLFSVYWQAPRDLSTSHGKIRSYTVRYYASSAGIAAAKYQNATGNATTANITGLSRETGYIVDVAASNRIFTGPYSDSAFAKTTGISGDGAAGTAGLSGGGAAGIAVGCVALVAIPIAVFVFCLKSKKGSKESSSLQDNSTKEMTKGSLYAEVVTMSEVAHEPVRLATSSAYQSSPRQKVLF; translated from the exons ATGTCTCTAGCCGTAGTCCTTGTACTGGCGACAATGCTCATTTCCTCGC ATGCCGCTGATTTGACTCTGTTTCGACGTAACCATCAACCTCCCATCTTCGACGCCTACCCGTTTGGCGACACGATCGTCGAAGGAACGCGCGTAACGCTAATTTGCAACACGACGAGAACGCCCTTCATCGCCTGGTTTTATCGTCCCGTCGGGCAAACGCGCACCACAGGGCAGAACGTTGTGCTCTCGGTACTGAAAAACAACTTCACCGTCGAGCCCCAAAAGCTCATCATACCATCGTTCGCGAAACTGTACGAATTCGACTACGAGTGTGCGTATCAAGATCCGGTCAACCTAAACATTGCTCAAAGCGGCGGTTTTTTCACGTTATACTTGGCTG TTGCTCCGTCGCCCAAGTCATTGCCTCTgttggtcgtcgtcgtcgtcgtcgcggaaAATGACGCGGCAAGCATCACGTGTGCATTCACGGGCAGGCCAGCGCCGAACGTCACTCTCTACAGGGCTGGCAAGAAACTTGCGATGAACGACGGCGGCTCGCTCACGTACGCGTTTGCAAACGCGCaacgcagcgacgacgataattATCAATGCGTTGCCGTCAACGTGGCCGGAAGCAGCGAGAGGACGTTCAAGCTCACTGTGGAAT ATAAACCGAGGATCCTAACTACGACGCACGCTACGATTAGCGTTCTAAAAGGGATGCCCGCGAGTTTGCATTGCATCGCCGACGCGTTGCCCGCGTCCGTCTATTTTTGGTTACACAATGGGACGGCCATTCGTAGAACCGTCGTCTCTAAGAACGTAACACTATTGGTGGTGATGGTTCTTTCGTTGAGTGACACGGGAAATTACTCGTGCATTGCAAAAAATTCGCTCGGCGAAGATCGTCGAGATTTTCAATTGTTATTGACAG TACCTCCGGGGCCACCAAGCAAGCCCTACGTAACTCAAATTGGAAGCCGCCAGGTCACTATCACTTGGGATCCTGGATTTGACGGGCACGGAACGATATCTGAATACAAAGTTCGGTATCGGAAGGGGAACAGCAGTGGTTGGACGAAAACGCGTGTTCATGGACCGTTAGCAACTTTGACTGGCTTGGCTCCGAATGAGCCCTATTACTTTAAAATCAAAGCGGTAAATGAAGCAGGGATAAGCTATTCAGGTCCACAATCAGACGAAGTTATCACTTACCCTATTG CTCCTCCTAAAGTTGAAAGGGTCTATATAAGCGATGTCAAGCCAACGCTTTTCTCTGTTTACTGGCAG GCTCCTCGTGATTTGAGCACAAGTCATGGCAAAATTCGAAGCTACACCGTTCGCTACTATGCAAGCAGCGCCGGCATCGCCGCGGCGAAATATCAAAACGCGACGGGTAACGCAACGACTGCCAATATCACAGGTCTTTCCAGGGAAACGGGCTACATTGTTGACGTGGCTGCCTCGAATAGAATTTTCACTGGTCCGTACAGCGACTCCGCTTTTGCGAAAACTACCG GAATAAGTGGCGATGGTGCCGCAGGCACAGCAG GACTAAGTGGCGGTGGTGCGGCAGGCATTGCGGTAGGCTGTGTGGCTCTCGTGGCTATACCTATTgcagtttttgttttttgtttaaAGTCAAAAAAGGGCAGCAAAG AATCTTCGAGTTTGCAGGATAACTCTACAAAAGAAATGACTAAAGGCTCACTCTATGCAGAGGTGGTTACTATGAGCGAAGTCGCTCACGAACCAGTTCGGCTAGCTACCAGTTCTGCCTATCAGTCGAGCCCGAG ACAAAAAGTTCTCTTTTAA
- the LOC136186896 gene encoding roundabout homolog 2-like isoform X3, whose translation MSLAVVLVLATMLISSHAADLTLFRRNHQPPIFDAYPFGDTIVEGTRVTLICNTTRTPFIAWFYRPVGQTRTTGQNVVLSVLKNNFTVEPQKLIIPSFAKLYEFDYECAYQDPVNLNIAQSGGFFTLYLAVAPSPKSLPLLVVVVVVAENDAASITCAFTGRPAPNVTLYRAGKKLAMNDGGSLTYAFANAQRSDDDNYQCVAVNVAGSSERTFKLTVEYKPRILTTTHATISVLKGMPASLHCIADALPASVYFWLHNGTAIRRTVVSKNVTLLVVMVLSLSDTGNYSCIAKNSLGEDRRDFQLLLTVPPGPPSKPYVTQIGSRQVTITWDPGFDGHGTISEYKVRYRKGNSSGWTKTRVHGPLATLTGLAPNEPYYFKIKAVNEAGISYSGPQSDEVITYPIAPPKVERVYISDVKPTLFSVYWQAPRDLSTSHGKIRSYTVRYYASSAGIAAAKYQNATGNATTANITGLSRETGYIVDVAASNRIFTGPYSDSAFAKTTGISGDGAAGTAGLSGGGAAGIASKKGSKESSSLQDNSTKEMTKGSLYAEVVTMSEVAHEPVRLATSSAYQSSPRQKVLF comes from the exons ATGTCTCTAGCCGTAGTCCTTGTACTGGCGACAATGCTCATTTCCTCGC ATGCCGCTGATTTGACTCTGTTTCGACGTAACCATCAACCTCCCATCTTCGACGCCTACCCGTTTGGCGACACGATCGTCGAAGGAACGCGCGTAACGCTAATTTGCAACACGACGAGAACGCCCTTCATCGCCTGGTTTTATCGTCCCGTCGGGCAAACGCGCACCACAGGGCAGAACGTTGTGCTCTCGGTACTGAAAAACAACTTCACCGTCGAGCCCCAAAAGCTCATCATACCATCGTTCGCGAAACTGTACGAATTCGACTACGAGTGTGCGTATCAAGATCCGGTCAACCTAAACATTGCTCAAAGCGGCGGTTTTTTCACGTTATACTTGGCTG TTGCTCCGTCGCCCAAGTCATTGCCTCTgttggtcgtcgtcgtcgtcgtcgcggaaAATGACGCGGCAAGCATCACGTGTGCATTCACGGGCAGGCCAGCGCCGAACGTCACTCTCTACAGGGCTGGCAAGAAACTTGCGATGAACGACGGCGGCTCGCTCACGTACGCGTTTGCAAACGCGCaacgcagcgacgacgataattATCAATGCGTTGCCGTCAACGTGGCCGGAAGCAGCGAGAGGACGTTCAAGCTCACTGTGGAAT ATAAACCGAGGATCCTAACTACGACGCACGCTACGATTAGCGTTCTAAAAGGGATGCCCGCGAGTTTGCATTGCATCGCCGACGCGTTGCCCGCGTCCGTCTATTTTTGGTTACACAATGGGACGGCCATTCGTAGAACCGTCGTCTCTAAGAACGTAACACTATTGGTGGTGATGGTTCTTTCGTTGAGTGACACGGGAAATTACTCGTGCATTGCAAAAAATTCGCTCGGCGAAGATCGTCGAGATTTTCAATTGTTATTGACAG TACCTCCGGGGCCACCAAGCAAGCCCTACGTAACTCAAATTGGAAGCCGCCAGGTCACTATCACTTGGGATCCTGGATTTGACGGGCACGGAACGATATCTGAATACAAAGTTCGGTATCGGAAGGGGAACAGCAGTGGTTGGACGAAAACGCGTGTTCATGGACCGTTAGCAACTTTGACTGGCTTGGCTCCGAATGAGCCCTATTACTTTAAAATCAAAGCGGTAAATGAAGCAGGGATAAGCTATTCAGGTCCACAATCAGACGAAGTTATCACTTACCCTATTG CTCCTCCTAAAGTTGAAAGGGTCTATATAAGCGATGTCAAGCCAACGCTTTTCTCTGTTTACTGGCAG GCTCCTCGTGATTTGAGCACAAGTCATGGCAAAATTCGAAGCTACACCGTTCGCTACTATGCAAGCAGCGCCGGCATCGCCGCGGCGAAATATCAAAACGCGACGGGTAACGCAACGACTGCCAATATCACAGGTCTTTCCAGGGAAACGGGCTACATTGTTGACGTGGCTGCCTCGAATAGAATTTTCACTGGTCCGTACAGCGACTCCGCTTTTGCGAAAACTACCG GAATAAGTGGCGATGGTGCCGCAGGCACAGCAG GACTAAGTGGCGGTGGTGCGGCAGGCATTGCG TCAAAAAAGGGCAGCAAAG AATCTTCGAGTTTGCAGGATAACTCTACAAAAGAAATGACTAAAGGCTCACTCTATGCAGAGGTGGTTACTATGAGCGAAGTCGCTCACGAACCAGTTCGGCTAGCTACCAGTTCTGCCTATCAGTCGAGCCCGAG ACAAAAAGTTCTCTTTTAA
- the LOC136186896 gene encoding roundabout homolog 2-like isoform X2, translating to MSLAVVLVLATMLISSHAADLTLFRRNHQPPIFDAYPFGDTIVEGTRVTLICNTTRTPFIAWFYRPVGQTRTTGQNVVLSVLKNNFTVEPQKLIIPSFAKLYEFDYECAYQDPVNLNIAQSGGFFTLYLAVAPSPKSLPLLVVVVVVAENDAASITCAFTGRPAPNVTLYRAGKKLAMNDGGSLTYAFANAQRSDDDNYQCVAVNVAGSSERTFKLTVEYKPRILTTTHATISVLKGMPASLHCIADALPASVYFWLHNGTAIRRTVVSKNVTLLVVMVLSLSDTGNYSCIAKNSLGEDRRDFQLLLTVPPGPPSKPYVTQIGSRQVTITWDPGFDGHGTISEYKVRYRKGNSSGWTKTRVHGPLATLTGLAPNEPYYFKIKAVNEAGISYSGPQSDEVITYPIAPPKVERVYISDVKPTLFSVYWQAPRDLSTSHGKIRSYTVRYYASSAGIAAAKYQNATGNATTANITGLSRETGYIVDVAASNRIFTGPYSDSAFAKTTGISGDGAAGTAGLSGGGAAGIAVGCVALVAIPIAVFVFCLKSKKGSKESSSLQDNSTKEMTKGSLYAEVVTMSEVAHEPVRLATSSAYQSSPRYKFE from the exons ATGTCTCTAGCCGTAGTCCTTGTACTGGCGACAATGCTCATTTCCTCGC ATGCCGCTGATTTGACTCTGTTTCGACGTAACCATCAACCTCCCATCTTCGACGCCTACCCGTTTGGCGACACGATCGTCGAAGGAACGCGCGTAACGCTAATTTGCAACACGACGAGAACGCCCTTCATCGCCTGGTTTTATCGTCCCGTCGGGCAAACGCGCACCACAGGGCAGAACGTTGTGCTCTCGGTACTGAAAAACAACTTCACCGTCGAGCCCCAAAAGCTCATCATACCATCGTTCGCGAAACTGTACGAATTCGACTACGAGTGTGCGTATCAAGATCCGGTCAACCTAAACATTGCTCAAAGCGGCGGTTTTTTCACGTTATACTTGGCTG TTGCTCCGTCGCCCAAGTCATTGCCTCTgttggtcgtcgtcgtcgtcgtcgcggaaAATGACGCGGCAAGCATCACGTGTGCATTCACGGGCAGGCCAGCGCCGAACGTCACTCTCTACAGGGCTGGCAAGAAACTTGCGATGAACGACGGCGGCTCGCTCACGTACGCGTTTGCAAACGCGCaacgcagcgacgacgataattATCAATGCGTTGCCGTCAACGTGGCCGGAAGCAGCGAGAGGACGTTCAAGCTCACTGTGGAAT ATAAACCGAGGATCCTAACTACGACGCACGCTACGATTAGCGTTCTAAAAGGGATGCCCGCGAGTTTGCATTGCATCGCCGACGCGTTGCCCGCGTCCGTCTATTTTTGGTTACACAATGGGACGGCCATTCGTAGAACCGTCGTCTCTAAGAACGTAACACTATTGGTGGTGATGGTTCTTTCGTTGAGTGACACGGGAAATTACTCGTGCATTGCAAAAAATTCGCTCGGCGAAGATCGTCGAGATTTTCAATTGTTATTGACAG TACCTCCGGGGCCACCAAGCAAGCCCTACGTAACTCAAATTGGAAGCCGCCAGGTCACTATCACTTGGGATCCTGGATTTGACGGGCACGGAACGATATCTGAATACAAAGTTCGGTATCGGAAGGGGAACAGCAGTGGTTGGACGAAAACGCGTGTTCATGGACCGTTAGCAACTTTGACTGGCTTGGCTCCGAATGAGCCCTATTACTTTAAAATCAAAGCGGTAAATGAAGCAGGGATAAGCTATTCAGGTCCACAATCAGACGAAGTTATCACTTACCCTATTG CTCCTCCTAAAGTTGAAAGGGTCTATATAAGCGATGTCAAGCCAACGCTTTTCTCTGTTTACTGGCAG GCTCCTCGTGATTTGAGCACAAGTCATGGCAAAATTCGAAGCTACACCGTTCGCTACTATGCAAGCAGCGCCGGCATCGCCGCGGCGAAATATCAAAACGCGACGGGTAACGCAACGACTGCCAATATCACAGGTCTTTCCAGGGAAACGGGCTACATTGTTGACGTGGCTGCCTCGAATAGAATTTTCACTGGTCCGTACAGCGACTCCGCTTTTGCGAAAACTACCG GAATAAGTGGCGATGGTGCCGCAGGCACAGCAG GACTAAGTGGCGGTGGTGCGGCAGGCATTGCGGTAGGCTGTGTGGCTCTCGTGGCTATACCTATTgcagtttttgttttttgtttaaAGTCAAAAAAGGGCAGCAAAG AATCTTCGAGTTTGCAGGATAACTCTACAAAAGAAATGACTAAAGGCTCACTCTATGCAGAGGTGGTTACTATGAGCGAAGTCGCTCACGAACCAGTTCGGCTAGCTACCAGTTCTGCCTATCAGTCGAGCCCGAGGTATAAGTTCGAGTAG
- the LOC136187776 gene encoding uncharacterized protein isoform X1, producing MTKFMLAAFVGLSLLGYFSSAVATTYTRIRAGKNMAFRGNRYGRPNIGVFRLRLDKRRFFKLKTSLLLRYMVMESPTVIKLSYALSFVERRKQVRSPDSHLIPSYPARKTLYHCTGAVAKLVRLTAKDKARIRRYVYLTVSILHVGGSASFRMSLVRSGCSDAYGRVAHSSGCNFAKGETCDFKNDGCAAYPWSANGRDLTQSPVESCEIPMAILNVPDLQEAFKFVEKTNLNRIARQSSSTGISVDPAGSKGVTIGVCNSPTLEANPDENTAMTFKFRFEEGGSHRIVVLLLCMSEGGDVMPMRKDFRHYAVNNMAPRDPKSGTKCLNIHRYLKGSNFKCTHFQVQFIGAAFGSYLSIDSVYFYKACPWKSFDNID from the exons ATGACCAAATTTATGTTAGCTGCCTTCGTTGGCCTCTCTCTTCTCGGATATTTCTCTTCCGCCGTAGCAACCACGTATACTAGAATCCGTGCTGGAAAGAACATGGCATTCC GCGGCAACCGGTATGGCAGGCCTAACATCGGGGTGTTCAGGCTTAGGCTCGACAAGCGTCGGTTTTTCAAACTGAAAACCTCTCTGCTTCTTCGGTACATGGTCATGGAAAGCCCCACTGTAATAAAACTCTCCTACGCCTTAtccttcgtcgaacgacggaaACAAGTACGCTCCCCTGACAGTCACTTGATTCCATCATATCCAGCTCGTAAAACGCTCTATCATTGTACGGGAGCAGTAGCGAAACTAGTTCGCCTCACTGCTAAGGACAAGGCAAGAATCAGACGCTACGTTTACTTGACAGTCAGCATACTTCATGTGGGCGGTTCCGCCTCTTTTCGTATGAGTCTGGTCCGATCTGGCTGCAGCGATGCCTACGGGCGCG TCGCACACAGCTCCGGGTGCAATTTTGCGAAAGGAGAAACGTGCGACTTTAAAAACGACGGGTGCGCTGCGTACCCGTGGTCAGCTAATGGCAGAGATCTCACCCAAAGCCCTGTCGAATCGTGCGAAATCCCGATGGCTATTTTAAACGTGCCTGATCTGCAAGAAGCATTTAAGTTTGTTGAAAAAACAAACTTGAATCGAATTGCGCGCCAAAGTAGTTCAACAG GCATATCTGTAGACCCAGCTGGGAGCAAAGGGGTTACAATTGGCGTATGCAATTCTCCGACTTTGGAAGCAAATCCCGACGAGAATACGGCGATGACGTTCAAGTTCAGATTTGAAGAAGGTGGATCACACCGGATCgttgttttgcttttgtGCATGTCTGAAGGAGGCGACGTCATGCCTATGCGAAAGGATTTTCGCCATTACGCGGTGAATAATATGGCACCAAGAGATCCTAAAAGCGGTACCAAGTGCCTCAACATCCACCGGTACCTGAAGGGTTCTAATTTCAAATGCACGCACTTTCAAGTTCAGTTTATCGGGGCAGCATTCGGCAGCTATCTTTCAATTGATAGCGTGTACTTTTACAAAGCCTGTC CATGGAAGTCTTTCGACAACATTGACTGA
- the LOC136186939 gene encoding uncharacterized protein, with the protein MIKLMLTALVGLSLLECSYSYCEPEVRSVTLGVKRVPKRQWTDHFSFRYAVLESPSNVEASYTVFENCSLPVYRYRRSYIGKGRYRKRRYASTSKWTGLRVTKKGSLNLKTSPLFKTFYECNDLFKYQRNEPRCYVDLQIVIRVTGGYMPIDRHYPIIHYSCDIFGKRKDVYTANCSFADGDTCDYTSDGCSFSQWSINGGEKTLAGSPIESCDLVSNDILNMVALTSANVSDIPANLSASNLTASNESDLLADREARDSAEGLSLHPSGEEDLKVGTCNTPTLTAHGDYNKAMEFVYKFHAKGVHQIAILLLCMSEGSKVMPMRKDFRHYKVANFTPRRKLISDRKCLDIHTYLRGADYECTKFQVQFQGAAKGSGLVLQNVNFLKACSLYDNVGEEDDYYYDEV; encoded by the exons ATGATCAAACTTATGTTGACAGCTCTCGTTGGTCTCTCTCTCCTCGAATGTTCGTATTCATATTGCG AACCCGAGGTGCGATCTGTTACGCTTGGCGTGAAAAGAGTCCCCAAGAGACAGTGGACTGaccacttttcttttcgGTACGCCGTTCTCGAGTCGCCAAGCAACGTGGAAGCTTCCTACACTGTCTTTGAGAATTGCTCCCTTCCGGTTTATCGATATCGTCGCAGCTATATCGGCAAAGGTCGATATCGGAAAAGGCGATACGCCTCAACGAGTAAATGGACGGGTCTTCGAGTCACAAAGAAGGGTTCTTTGAACTTGAAAACGAGTCCACTGTTCAAAACGTTCTACGAGTGTAACGACTTATTTAAGTATCAAAGAAACGAGCCAAGATGCTACGTCGATTTGCAAATCGTAATTCGTGTAACTGGGGGTTACATGCCGATCGACCGACATTATCCGATAATTCACTATTCCTGCGATATCTTTGGCAAACGCAAAG ATGTCTACACTGCTAACTGCAGTTTTGCCGACGGAGACACGTGCGACTACACGAGCGACGGGTGTAGTTTCAGTCAGTGGTCGAtcaacggcggcgaaaagaCTCTCGCCGGTTCTCCTATCGAGTCGTGCGATCTCGTGTCCAATGATATTCTCAACATGGTTGCTctgacgtcggcgaacgtATCTGATATTCCAGCAAACCTATCGGCGTCAAACTTGACTGCGTCAAATGAATCTGATCTCCTTGCAGATCGAGAGGCACGAGATAGTGCAGAGG GCTTATCTCTTCATCCCTCTGGAGAGGAGGATCTCAAGGTTGGCACATGCAATACGCCAACCCTTACAGCGCATGGTGACTATAACAAAGCAATGGAATTTGTTTACAAGTTTCACGCCAAAGGTGTTCACCAGATTGCCATTTTGCTCTTGTGCATGTCGGAAGGATCTAAGGTCATGCCCATGAGAAAGGACTTTCGTCACTACAAAGTGGCCAACTTCACACCGCGAAGAAAACTCATCAGTGACAGGAAGTGTCTAGATATTCACACCTACTTACGAGGTGCAGATTATGAGTGCACGAAGTTTCAGGTTCAGTTTCAGGGAGCAGCCAAAGGAAGCGGGCTTGTCCTTCAAAACGTAAATTTTCTCAAAGCGTGCT CCTTGTACGACAACgtaggcgaagaagacgactacTACTACGACGAAGTATAG